A single region of the Polyodon spathula isolate WHYD16114869_AA chromosome 5, ASM1765450v1, whole genome shotgun sequence genome encodes:
- the LOC121315251 gene encoding ras-related protein Rab-39B-like, translating into MDFSWNYRFGIIILGDSFVGKSSLLQRYTEGMFDKSRQSPLGIDFKVKHLEFEPGILIKLLLWDTAGQERFKSISRSYMRNSVGCLLVFDLTKRQTFERLRDWYIEVTDYVKPSKMVFILIGHKCDLEEEKQVSKEEAEGLAKELGITHYVEASAKDDLNVDFAFESLTMEIYELYHAGRIPISEGWYGLSVGVPVDLQNPDEPKTEKHRCC; encoded by the exons ATGGACTTCTCTTGGAATTACAGGTTTGGGATTATCATACTGGGAGACTCGTTTGTGGGGAAGTCGTCTCTGCTGCAGCGCTACACTGAAGGCATGTTCGACAAGTCCAGGCAGTCTCCATtggggattgattttaaagtaaaGCATCTGGAATTTGAACCTGGAATCTTAATTAAGCTTCTGCTTTGGGACACAGCCGGGCAGGAGAGATTCAA GTCCATCTCCAGATCCTACATGAGGAACTCGGTGGGCTGTCTCCTGGTGTTTGACCTCACCAAGAGGCAAACGTTTGAACGCCTCAGAGACTGGTACATTGAGGTGACCGATTATGTGAAGCCGTCAAAGATGGTCTTTATACTGATTGGACACAAATGTGACTTGGAAGAGGAGAAGCAGGTGTCCAAAGAGGAAGCAGAGGGGCTAGCAAAAGAGCTGGGTATAACACACTACGTGGAGGCCTCGGCCAAAGATGACCTGAATGTGGACTTTGCATTCGAGAGCCTGACCATGGAGATCTATGAGCTTTATCATGCAGGTCGCATTCCAATAAGCGAAGGCTGGTATGGACTGTCAGTTGGGGTTCCTGTGGATCTACAAAACCCTGATGAGCCAAAGACTGAAAAACACAGATGCTGTTGA
- the LOC121315250 gene encoding protein FAM167A-like, giving the protein MSCTAPVPQIEVEESIERGQASQVAQHDDHLRSLKALTQKLRLETKRPSYLEWRAQVEAHSSKDLKLLGDEAPKEEWRAREGAVGSFRRSQRHLLSSSVVKEESQSTGNLKGFGSIDEALIWLRKELTEMRLQDQQLARQLMRLCSDINKLKIEQTCHLHRKMLNDATYELEERDELSDLLCDFPLTPGFSLSTPLKLIGVTKMNIHSRRFSLC; this is encoded by the exons ATGTCTTGTACCGCACCAGTGCCCCAAATCGAAGTGGAAGAATCAATTGAACGTGGACAGGCCAGCCAGGTAGCCCAACACGATGATCACCTAAGGAGCCTCAAGGCCCTGACCCAAAAGCTGAGGCTGGAGACCAAAAGGCCCTCGTATCTGGAGTGGAGGGCTCAGGTGGAAGCACACAGCTCCAAGGACCTCAAACTACTGGGGGATGAGGCTCCTAAAGAAGAGTGGAGAGCCAGGGAGGGTGCTGTGGGCTCCTTCAGACGGTCTCAGCGACACCTCCTCAGCAGCAGTGTGGTCAAGGAGGAGAGCCAAAGCACAGGGAACCTGAAGGGCTTTGGGAGTATTGATGAAGCTCTAATCTGGCTCAGAAAAGAATTG actGAAATGCGGCTTCAAGACCAGCAGTTGGCTCGGCAGCTGATGCGTCTGTGTAGCGACATCAATAAGCTGAAGATTGAGCAGACCTGCCACCTGCACAGGAAGATGCTCAACGACGCCACCTATGAGCTGGAGGAGCGTGACGAACTGTCAGACCTGCTCTGTGACTTCCCCCTCACGCCAGGCTTCAGCCTTTCCACCCCACTCAAGCTCATTGGTGTCACCAAAATGAACATCCACTCACGTCGCTTTTCTCTTTGTTAG